The following DNA comes from Mesorhizobium sp. B2-1-8.
TTGCCACGACCACCTCGTCGGCGCTGTCCTTGATCGCTGCCGATTCGACCGGCGCATAGAGACGTGCCTTGCGCTCCCGAGCCCTGAGCAGCAACCCGGCCGTCAGCTTGCGCGGGTCGAGCGCGATATTGCCATGGCTGAGGATGGCGCCGCTGCGGTCGATGCCGAACGCCTCGGCGAGCGGCCGAGGGGTCAGATAGGTCGCGGCGATGCCGGCTCGCCGTCGCGCCTCGGCTTCCTCGCGCAATCCCGATGGGTCGAGCACGGTACCGGCCAGATAAAGCGATGCGGTGCGGCTCATGCCGCAGTTGATGCCGAGCTCTTCGATGCGGGCGGCGAGATTGGAAATGGCCAGCCTCGAACGTCGCCAGGCCTGCCGTGCCTGGGCCTTGCCAATCATCCTCGAGAGAACCGAAAGCGGCTGGTCGATTTCGAACTGCACCAGCGCCGTGGTTGCCGCTGTCGATCCTTTCAGCGGCCCACGCCGGTCGATGCAGATTACGGAGTGACCGTCCGCTGTCAGCGTCTCGGCCATCATGGCGCCGCTGATGCCCATGCCGATGATCAGCACATCGGTCTTGACGTCCCGAGTGAGACTGGCAATCGGCACCGCGGGCGCGCGATAGGCGGACCAGACGGGCTGGCCGGTCCTGAGGTCGAGTTTGCGGAGCATCGAATTCTCCGGAGGCGCTGCTCAACGCCCCGGAGCTTGTGTTGTTCCGGTGTCAGGCCCAGCCTGACAGTTCGCGGCGTACCATCGCTTCGATCACCGCCATGCCCTCGGGGCTGTCGTTGAGGCATGGGATGTGGGCGAAGTTTTCGCCACCGGCATGATGGAAGGTCTCGGCCGCCTCGCGGCCGATCTCGTCCAGCGTCTCGATGCAGTCGACGGAAAAGCCGGGATTGACGATGGCAATCGATTTGACGCCGTCCTTGGCCAGCTTCTCCACCGTCTTGTCGGTATATGGCTGCAGCCATTCCTGCGCGCCGAAGCGCGACTGGAAGGTGGTGATCAGCTTGTTCTCGTCCCAGCCGAGTTTTTCGCGCAGCAGCCGCGTCGTCTCCAGGCAATGCGCCCGATAGGGATCGCCCTTGTCGGAATAGGGTTTCGGGATTCCGTGATAGGAGGTGATGACCAACTCCGGCTCGAAATCGAGCGTCGCCAGCTGCCGTTCGATCGAACTGGCGAGCGCCTCGATGTAGACCGGCTCGGCATAGTAGGGCGGCACACTGCGGACGGCAGGTGCCGCGCGCATCTTCATCAGCGCCCGGAACAGCTGGTCGTTGGCGGTGGCGGTCGTCGTCGCCGAATATTGCGGATAGAGCGGGAATGAAAGGATGCGGTCGCAGCCTTGCGCCACCAGCCTTTCGGCGACGCTCGATGTCGAAGGGTTGCCGTAACGCATCGCCCAGTCGACGACGACATCGGGCAGGTCTCGTAGCGCCTCGGCCAGTTTTTCACCTTGTGCGCGGGTGTAGGTGCGCAGAGGCGACTCGTTCTTCTCCCGGTTCCAGATCCGGGCATAGTTGGCGCCCGACTTCTTAGGTCGCCTGGTCAGCACCAGCCCATAGAGGATCGGATACCAGATCGCCTTGTTGAGCTCTATGACGCGCGGATCGGACAGGAATTCCCGGAGATACCGCCACATCGGCTTGAATTCGGTACCGTCGGGCGTGCCGAGATTGAGCAGCATGACGCCAACCTTGCCGGCCCTGGCCGGCGCGTATCCCGCCGTCGGGCCGACCGGCTTGATCGTCTTGGGGTCGACAACATTGGCAGGCGTCATAAGGGCTCTCCGGACACGGCGTGAAACTAGCGATGGCGCGCCGGTTTTCAATGCCGCGTCTGGCCGCACCATACCGCCTTTCCGGCCGGAAACAGAACACCCGCCAGGTTTCCCCGGCGGGTGTTTCTGCTGAAAGCGAAATGACGTTACTTCGCCGGGATGGTCAGGGTCGCGCCCGGCACAAGCCGATGCGGCCTTTGATCCTTGTTCGCCTCATAGATGAGTTTCCACTTGGTCGCGTCGCCATAGGCTTTCTTCGCCAGATCCCAGTAGGTATCGCCGTTAACGATGACATGGCTGCCTGTGGCCGGTGCGGCTTCAGCGGGCTTTGCCGGCTCGGCGGGCGCGGGTGTCGCCGCGGCGGGAGCGACCGGCGCGGGAGCGGTCTCGGCAGGCTTTGCCGGCTCGGCAGGTGCCGGTGGCGGGTTTTCCGTCGATATGGCTGGCGGCGTGTTGGCGATATCGCCTGAGTTGGCAGGCAGTTCAGGCATCGCCGGCGCAGCTTCGGCGGGCGTTGCGGGTTCGGCAGGCTTGGCCGGCTCGGCGGCGGGAGCTGCCGCAGTCGTCGCGGCGATCTCAGTGATGCGGCCGTCGAGCTTCGGCGTATAGGGCCGGTGGGCGCCGAGATAGTCGGCAACGACCTGTTCGAGGCCAGGGCCATAATCATAGGCGTTCCTGGCCTTTTCGGCGAAGACCTTGTAGCCGTCGCCGCCCTGGCGGACATAGTTGTTGGTGGCGACCAGATAGTCCTTGTCGGGATTGATCGGCGTCCAGGCGCCGTTTTCCATCACCTCCACCGACTTCACACGGCCGGTATTGGGCGCGACCGACCTGTCGAAGGAATATTTGAGACCCGCCACCTGCGGGAAGCGGCCGGCACCGTCCTCGATCTGGCTGAGACCGCCTTCGAGCCCGGCGACCAGATCCTTGCCGGAAATCTGGAAGGTCGCCAGCGTGTTCTGGAACGGCAGCACGGTCAGCACCTCGCCCATGCCCTTGTCGATCGAGGCGCGCAGGCCACCACCGTTGGAGATGACGATCTCGACGCCTTGTCCCTTGACGCGGTCGAGGATGGCGTCGGAGACGAGGTTGCCCATCGCGCATTCCTTGGCGCGGCAACTCTCACGGCTGCCGTCGATGACGTCGGTGGTCTCGGCCACTTCCTTGTTCTTCAAGGCCTCGATCGGTGCGCCGAGTTCCTTGATGCGAGCGAGCACCGCGGGATCGGGCGTGATCGACTTGTCGAGATAGATCGGGTCGCCGCTTGCCGATTTGACGACGCCATTGTCGTCGAACACCACCTTGAACTCGCCGAGATATTTCGAATAGGACGCCGCCTGCACCACCGGCACCTTGTAGCCGCCGGGATTGTCGACCATCGTCGGGTAGGGGCCAGCCGCCTTCGAATCGGTGTTGGAAAGAAGCGTGTGGCTGTGGCCGCCGACCACGACATCGATGCCGGGGATCTTGGCAATGACGTCGCGTTCCCTGTTGTAGCCGATATGGGTCACGGCGATGATCTTGTTGATGCCTTCTCCCTTGAGCTTCTCGACCTCGGCCGTGATCGATTTGACGTCGTCCTCAATCGTGATGTTGGGGCCGGGCGAGGCGAGTTCGGGCGTGTCGTTGGTGACGGCCCCGATGATGCCGATCTTCTGGCCGCCGACCTCGACGACGATAGATGGCTTGACGCGGTCGCCGAGCTTGGACTGCGCGTTTGCCTTGACGTTGGCGCCGAGCACCGGGAATTTGATCATGTCGAGAAAGGGCGCAAGGGCGGCTTCGCCGTCGTCGAATTCATGGTTGCCGAGCGCCATGGCGTCGAACTTCATGTCGTTGAGGAACTCGCCTTCGACCTTGCCCTTGTAGGTCGTGTAGAACAGCGAACCCTGGAAATTGTCGCCGGCGCTGAGCAAGAGCACGTTCTGGCCTTCCAGCTTCTTGCGTTCCTGGGCGATGGCGGTGATCAGCCGGCCGGCGCCGCCGATGCATTCGCCCTTGGTCTCCTCCTCGGCAGAGCAGGTCGATTCATATTTGTTGTTGCCTTCGATGCGGCTGTGCCAGTCATTGATATGCAGGATGTTCAGTGTGTAGTCGGCAAAGGATGCGCCGGCCGACAGGCCAAGTGTCGACACGGAAAGGGCGGCAATGGCGGCAAGCTTCTTCATCTTCGTCTCCCGGTAGGCTGATCAGAGGCGGTTAACGCCTTGCTTGACTGGGATATTGCAGCCAGCGTTTCGATCATGTTCCCATCGCGTTCGGGCCGACGCAAGCGGAAATGCCGGTGGTATTTGCTGGCGCAAAACCCGGGGTATTTCCGGGTGCAAAAGGCGAGGGATTGCCGGCACAAAAACGGCGACCAAGCGGCCGCCGTTCTTTGTGACTGGAACGTTCGCCAGGTTCAGGTGCGCCGCGTCAGCACGAAATTCTGGCCGGCGGAACTGGTGCAGTTGAGCTGGCTGGTCGACACCATCAGGCAATTGAAGCTCACCGGGGTTTGGCGGATCAGCGAGGTGCCGTTGATCTGCACCGACGTGGCGCCGGTCATCGTGTAACTGCCATCGGCAAGCTTCTGTCCCGTGTCCGTGGCGACGGTCGTGAAGGTGCCGCCGGTGAAGGTCGACAGGCCAGTACCCTTGGCATCGATCCACGAACCTTCGACGCCTTTCGGCGCGGCAGCCATCGGCGGCTGGTCGGGGCCGCTGGTGGCACAGGCAGCAAGCATCGAGGCGAGGGCACCCGCCATGCCCATCGAAAGAACTTTGCGCGCAATCGTCATATGAAATCCTCTCCAAACGCGTCGGTCCAAAAATCGGGTCGATTTCTGGAAGCGCGACGCGAACGTCCAAAGTGCTGGAATATGCTTTAGCGTCCGACGGACGCACATCGCCACCCCAGGCCGCACCCTTCAATCGCCCGATTTCCGGGCGATTGCAAGGCAATGGCGCATGGTCCGGGTGATGCTATCGGACGAGGATGTTGCGGAATTGCCACGGGTCGCTGCGGTCGAGGTCCTCCGGGAAGAGACCCGGGCGTCTGTCGAGCGGCGTCCAGTCGGTATAATAGCCCTTGACCGGTCCGAGATAGGGCGACTGCACGTCCAGGCAGCGCTTGTAGTCCATCTCGTCGGCCTCGACGATGCCGGCGGCCGGATTTTCCAGCGCCCAGACCATGCCGGCCAGAACCGCCGAGGTAACCTGCATGCCGGTGGCGTTCTGATAGGGGGCCAGCTTGCGCGCCTCGGCGAGCGACAGCTGGGAACCGTACCAGTAGGCATTCTTGTCGTGGCCGTAGAGCAGGACGCCGAGTTCGTCGACACCGTCGACCAGTTCGTTCTCGTCGAGCACGTGGTGCACCGGCTGCGGCTTGCCGGCGGCACCGAACATCTCGTCCAGCGACAGCATCGCATCGTTGCAGGGATGGTAGGCGTAGTGGCAGGTCGGGCGGTACTGAACCTTCCCCTTCTTGGAATGCACGGTGAAGAAATCGGCGATCGAGATAGCCTCGTTGTGCGTCACCAGCAGACCATATTGCGGTCCGGGCGTCGGGCACCAGGAGCGCACGCGGGTGTTGGCGCCCGGTTGCTCCAGGTAGATCGCGGCCTTGGAACCGTGCTTGTGCTTCTTGCCGTTCTTCGGCATCCAGGTCTCGTGCGTGCCCCAGCCGAGCTCGGCCGGCTGCAATCCTTCCGAGATGAAGCCCTCGACCGACCAGGTGTTCCAGAACACATCCATGGGCTTGGGCTTCTTGGTGCGCTGGGTGTCGCGCTCGGCGATGTGGATGCCCTTGACGCCAGCCTTCTTCATGAGCTTGGCCCAGCCCTCGCGGTCTTCCTGCGCGGGCTCGGAGAACTCCATGCCTAGATCGGTGGCGAGATTGACCAGCGCCTGCTTGACGAACCAGGACACCATGCCGGGATTGGCACCGCAGGTGGAGACGGCGGTGGCGCCGCCCGGCTTGTCGTACTTTTCCTTGAGCAGCGCCTCGCGCAACGCATAGTTGGTGCGGCTGGCATTGTCGGCCTTGGCGTCGAAATAGAAGCCAAGCCAGGGCTCGACGACGGTGTCGATGTAAAGCACGCCGAGCTTGCGGCAGAGCCGCATCAGGTCCACCGAGCCGGTGTCGACCGACAGGTTGACGCAAAAGCCCTGGCCACCACCATTGGTCAGCAGCGGCGTCAAAAGCTTTTTGTAATTCTTCTCGGTCACCGCTTCCTGGACGAAGGTGATGCCGCGCTCGTCGAGCAGCTTGCGATCGGTATCGCGCGGGTCGATGACCGTCATGCGCGACTTGTCGAACTTGAAATGGCGTTCGATGAGCGGCAGCGTTCCGTGTCCGATCGAACCAAAGCCGATCATCACCACGGGGCCGGTGATCTCACCGTAAACGGGCCAGTTTTCATTCGCCATTTTATCGAGCACTCCTTCAACTGCGTGCAAAAGCTGGGCAACTACGTGCAAAAGCCGAACAACCACGTGCAAAAGCCGGGCATTTTCGCCCAACGGCCATGCGCTACATCACAGATCATTGTCATAAACCAGCGAAAACCGCCAACCCGCGACTACGCGTCTTTGGCCATGTGGTTAAGGACAGCGGTCAGCCGATCGCGATCCGACGTCAGGCCCTTGTAGTCGAGTTGGGCGATGTCGAGCGCTTCGAGCTGGGCAGCGAAGGACGCAGCCAGCGTCGCCCGGTCCGGATGCCGCGCCAGCACGGCGAGCGGGTCGAGGTGGATGCGGATGGTGAACAGGATATCGCGCGAGGCGGGCAGTTTGCGCAGCGTTTGACGCTCGACGCGGATGAAGGCGTGCGCCTTCACGTCACCGTCGGGGAAACGCGTCGGCCGGCTGGTGGCGCGGTCGATGCGCTCGACATTGGACAGCGGGTGGTAGAGCGCATCGCCTGACTGGATCGACCAGTTGTAACGTTCGACGGCCTGGCCCTGCAGGCCATCGAACATCCGGTTGATGAGATCGGCCGGTCTCGTGCCCGGGCCGAAGCCCGGCACCGGCTGATGGATCTGCTGCAACGGCTTGCCGAATTTCTCGGTGAGCGACCAGGATGAGGGGAAGCACAGTGAACCCGCGGCCAGACGCCAGCCGTCTTCGCCCCGGCGCATGAGGATCAGGTCTTCCTGGACCAGCAGCGAGGCCGCGACCAAGGGAGCGCCGGCGAGGCTGGACGGGACTGCCGGATGGCTCGTCGCGCCCATGACCGCAACGCCCGCATCGCTGCGCCGGTGAGTGTCGGGAAAT
Coding sequences within:
- a CDS encoding NAD(P)/FAD-dependent oxidoreductase; amino-acid sequence: MLRKLDLRTGQPVWSAYRAPAVPIASLTRDVKTDVLIIGMGISGAMMAETLTADGHSVICIDRRGPLKGSTAATTALVQFEIDQPLSVLSRMIGKAQARQAWRRSRLAISNLAARIEELGINCGMSRTASLYLAGTVLDPSGLREEAEARRRAGIAATYLTPRPLAEAFGIDRSGAILSHGNIALDPRKLTAGLLLRARERKARLYAPVESAAIKDSADEVVVATRDGPAITAWHVVLATGYELVDIVPAAAHRVISTWAIATRPQPRKLWPGAAFVWEASDPYLYVRATADGRVICGGEDEDFIDETQRDDLIGDKSARIAAKLNLIFPHLDVSPDFSWTGSFGTTTSGLPYIGAIPGHPRIHAVLGYGGNGITFSRIAAEIVSASIDGLEDTDASLFAFNH
- the hemH gene encoding ferrochelatase, translated to MTPANVVDPKTIKPVGPTAGYAPARAGKVGVMLLNLGTPDGTEFKPMWRYLREFLSDPRVIELNKAIWYPILYGLVLTRRPKKSGANYARIWNREKNESPLRTYTRAQGEKLAEALRDLPDVVVDWAMRYGNPSTSSVAERLVAQGCDRILSFPLYPQYSATTTATANDQLFRALMKMRAAPAVRSVPPYYAEPVYIEALASSIERQLATLDFEPELVITSYHGIPKPYSDKGDPYRAHCLETTRLLREKLGWDENKLITTFQSRFGAQEWLQPYTDKTVEKLAKDGVKSIAIVNPGFSVDCIETLDEIGREAAETFHHAGGENFAHIPCLNDSPEGMAVIEAMVRRELSGWA
- a CDS encoding bifunctional metallophosphatase/5'-nucleotidase — encoded protein: MKKLAAIAALSVSTLGLSAGASFADYTLNILHINDWHSRIEGNNKYESTCSAEEETKGECIGGAGRLITAIAQERKKLEGQNVLLLSAGDNFQGSLFYTTYKGKVEGEFLNDMKFDAMALGNHEFDDGEAALAPFLDMIKFPVLGANVKANAQSKLGDRVKPSIVVEVGGQKIGIIGAVTNDTPELASPGPNITIEDDVKSITAEVEKLKGEGINKIIAVTHIGYNRERDVIAKIPGIDVVVGGHSHTLLSNTDSKAAGPYPTMVDNPGGYKVPVVQAASYSKYLGEFKVVFDDNGVVKSASGDPIYLDKSITPDPAVLARIKELGAPIEALKNKEVAETTDVIDGSRESCRAKECAMGNLVSDAILDRVKGQGVEIVISNGGGLRASIDKGMGEVLTVLPFQNTLATFQISGKDLVAGLEGGLSQIEDGAGRFPQVAGLKYSFDRSVAPNTGRVKSVEVMENGAWTPINPDKDYLVATNNYVRQGGDGYKVFAEKARNAYDYGPGLEQVVADYLGAHRPYTPKLDGRITEIAATTAAAPAAEPAKPAEPATPAEAAPAMPELPANSGDIANTPPAISTENPPPAPAEPAKPAETAPAPVAPAAATPAPAEPAKPAEAAPATGSHVIVNGDTYWDLAKKAYGDATKWKLIYEANKDQRPHRLVPGATLTIPAK
- a CDS encoding homospermidine synthase is translated as MANENWPVYGEITGPVVMIGFGSIGHGTLPLIERHFKFDKSRMTVIDPRDTDRKLLDERGITFVQEAVTEKNYKKLLTPLLTNGGGQGFCVNLSVDTGSVDLMRLCRKLGVLYIDTVVEPWLGFYFDAKADNASRTNYALREALLKEKYDKPGGATAVSTCGANPGMVSWFVKQALVNLATDLGMEFSEPAQEDREGWAKLMKKAGVKGIHIAERDTQRTKKPKPMDVFWNTWSVEGFISEGLQPAELGWGTHETWMPKNGKKHKHGSKAAIYLEQPGANTRVRSWCPTPGPQYGLLVTHNEAISIADFFTVHSKKGKVQYRPTCHYAYHPCNDAMLSLDEMFGAAGKPQPVHHVLDENELVDGVDELGVLLYGHDKNAYWYGSQLSLAEARKLAPYQNATGMQVTSAVLAGMVWALENPAAGIVEADEMDYKRCLDVQSPYLGPVKGYYTDWTPLDRRPGLFPEDLDRSDPWQFRNILVR
- a CDS encoding heme-dependent oxidative N-demethylase family protein, which produces MSFRQPTHTPYDGSSKLFTVGLKPLESVNWIEVDGHLLPYLAEKRRLYDEIPERVFVEEDGTRAAQQEVLDLLGAYLPERFPDTHRRSDAGVAVMGATSHPAVPSSLAGAPLVAASLLVQEDLILMRRGEDGWRLAAGSLCFPSSWSLTEKFGKPLQQIHQPVPGFGPGTRPADLINRMFDGLQGQAVERYNWSIQSGDALYHPLSNVERIDRATSRPTRFPDGDVKAHAFIRVERQTLRKLPASRDILFTIRIHLDPLAVLARHPDRATLAASFAAQLEALDIAQLDYKGLTSDRDRLTAVLNHMAKDA